A genomic window from Ursus arctos isolate Adak ecotype North America unplaced genomic scaffold, UrsArc2.0 scaffold_25, whole genome shotgun sequence includes:
- the PLD4 gene encoding LOW QUALITY PROTEIN: 5'-3' exonuclease PLD4 (The sequence of the model RefSeq protein was modified relative to this genomic sequence to represent the inferred CDS: deleted 1 base in 1 codon) — MNAKAGPPELQVLGMLAVLWLGAMTLAYVLWQVRLPPTCGQLHPEEGPTGSRGHSSSLAWEPLGGEAGQQPQDSCRLVLVESIPQDLPSAAGSPSAQPLAQAWLQLLDAAQESIHVASFYWSLTGPDIGVNDSSSQPGEALLQKLAQLLDKNISLAVATSSPSLTKNSTDLRVLVARGAQVRFVPMRKLTGGVLHSKFWVVDGRHIYLGSANMDWRALTQVKELGAVIYNCSHLALDLEKTFQTYWVLGAPRAVLPRAWPQNFSSHINRFQPLRGRFDGVPTTAYFSASPPRLCPHGRTRDLEALLAVMGGAREFIYASVMEYFPTTRFSHPPRYWPALDTALRTAAFNRGVRVRLLVSCWPHTDPSMFPELRSLQAFSNPAAGVLVDVKVFIVPVGNHSNIPFSRVNHSKFMVTEKAAYIGTSNWSEDYFSSTSGVGLVVSQRAPGSRPAGATVQEQLRRLFERDWDSRYAVGLDGQARGQDCAWQG, encoded by the exons ATGAACGCCAAGGCAGGACCCCCAGAG TTGCAGGTGCTGGGAATGCTGGCCGTGCTGTGGCTCGGCGCCATGACTCTTGCCTACGTCCTGTGGCAAGTGCGCCTTCCCCCCACCTGCGGCCAGCTGCACCCTGAGGAAGGACCCACTGGGTCCAGGGGCCACAGCTCCAGCCTGGCCTGGGAGCCCCTGGGAGGGGAGGCCGGCCAGCAGCCGCAAGACTCCTGCCG GCTTGTCCTTGTGGAGAGTATCCCCCAGGACCTGCCCTCTGCAGCCGGCAGCCCAtctgcccagcccctggcccaggcCTGGCTGCAGCTGCTGGACGCCGCCCAGGAGAGCATCCATGTGGCCTCCTTCTACTGGTCCCTCACAGGGCCTGACATCGGGGTCAATGACTCGTCTTCCCAGCCG GGGGAGGCCCTTCTGCAGAAGCTGGCACAGCTCCTGGACAAGAACATTTCCCTGGCCGTGGCTACCAGCAGCCCGTCCCTGACCAAGAACTCTACGGACCTGCGGGTCCTGGTGGCGCGAG GGGCCCAGGTGCGGTTCGTGCCCATGAGGAAGCTCACCGGGGGCGTTCTGCACTCCAAATTCTGGGTCGTGGACGGACGGCACATCTACCTGGGTAGTGCCAACATGGACTGGCGGGCCCTGACGCAG GTGAAGGAGCTGGGCGCCGTCATCTACAACTGTAGCCACCTGGCCCTCGACCTGGAGAAGACCTTCCAGACCTACTGGGTGCTGGGGGCGCCAAGGGCGGTgctgcccagagcctggcctcAGAACTTCTCATCCCACATCAACCGCTTCCAGCCCCTCCGGGGCCGCTTTGACGGGGTGCCCACCACTGCCTACTTCTCC GCATCGCCACCAAGGCTCTGTCCGCATGGCCGCACCCGGGACCTGGAAGCCTTGCTGGCAGTGATGGGGGGTGCCAGGGAGTTCATCTACGCCTCGGTGATGGAGTATTTCCCCACCACGCGCTTCAGCCACCCCCCCAG GTACTGGCCAGCACTGGACACTGCACTGCGGACAGCAGCCTTCAACAGGGGTGTGCGCGTGCGTCTGCTGGTCAGCTGCTGGCCCCACACGGACCCCAGCATGTTCCCCGAACTGCGGTCCCTGCAGGCTTTCAGCAACCCCGCGGCCGGTGTCTTGGTGGACGTG AAAGTCTTCATTGTGCCGGTGGGAAACCACTCCAACATCCCGTTCAGCAGGGTGAACCACAGCAAGTTCATGGTCACAGAGAAGGCGGCCTACATAG gcacCTCCAACTGGTCGGAGGACTACTTCAGCAGCACCTCGGGGGTGGGCCTGGTGGTCAGCCAGAGGGCCCCCGGCAGCCGGCCAGCGGGGGCC ACCGTGCAGGAGCAGCTGCGCCGCTTGTTCGAGCGAGACTGGGACTCCCGCTACGCCGTGGGCCTGGATGGGCAAGCCCGGGGCCAGGACTGCGCTTGGCAGGGCTGA